A single window of Blastocatellia bacterium DNA harbors:
- a CDS encoding polysaccharide biosynthesis/export family protein, producing MKRCGCALIVLMIMISPAWRAYAQQRAAQQSEDVQSPPAKSLKRLPAHPHAEYIISPGDVLSIRVFQQPDM from the coding sequence TTGATTGTTTTGATGATCATGATTAGCCCTGCCTGGCGTGCATACGCGCAGCAACGGGCCGCTCAGCAATCGGAAGATGTCCAGTCGCCTCCAGCCAAATCGCTCAAGCGATTGCCAGCGCATCCGCACGCGGAATACATCATCAGTCCGGGTGATGTGCTTTCTATCCGCGTGTTCCAGCAGCCGGACATG